In the genome of Acidimicrobiia bacterium, one region contains:
- a CDS encoding right-handed parallel beta-helix repeat-containing protein gives MARTWSGALLVVLLLAACAEGQVEDAAPPADGVWVVPDGSDAASGGMLDPVATLQRAVEIAGPGGTVRLLPGRHHGSLRAEGLATITIKGEPGAILDGEGSEPLGIFCEDCPGLIVEDLTITGFTDIGVGVVDSDGVTLRRLVVHGNGTAAQLTDWEIEGYGIHIEGCTEVVIEDTEAWDNGPLPGGRFILGTAINTYGNRGVVIRGNYAHDNRGAGILVEDSFDVVVEGNTITANDLDATAEGWWDGALWIDGGGQVTLRGNILRHNLGPAIQISDEDDQSPLGYRLTDNVVTDNDIGLYVWGFEVEGWPPEEVLEVSGNEISGNRKADVVLTLLP, from the coding sequence ATGGCCCGCACCTGGTCCGGTGCCCTCCTGGTCGTTCTCCTACTCGCGGCGTGTGCCGAAGGGCAGGTTGAGGACGCCGCACCGCCCGCCGACGGCGTCTGGGTGGTGCCGGATGGTTCCGATGCCGCATCGGGGGGGATGCTCGACCCGGTCGCCACCCTCCAGCGGGCAGTGGAGATCGCCGGCCCGGGGGGTACCGTCCGCTTGCTGCCGGGACGCCATCACGGATCGTTGCGCGCCGAGGGGCTGGCGACCATCACCATCAAGGGCGAGCCTGGGGCGATCCTCGACGGAGAAGGATCGGAACCGCTGGGCATCTTCTGCGAGGACTGTCCAGGGCTGATCGTGGAGGATCTGACCATCACCGGGTTCACCGACATCGGAGTGGGTGTGGTCGACAGTGACGGCGTCACCCTGCGGCGACTGGTCGTCCATGGCAACGGCACCGCTGCGCAGCTGACCGATTGGGAGATCGAGGGCTACGGGATCCACATCGAGGGCTGCACGGAGGTGGTCATCGAAGACACCGAGGCATGGGACAACGGCCCGCTGCCCGGAGGCCGCTTCATCCTCGGTACCGCCATCAACACCTACGGCAACCGCGGCGTTGTGATTCGCGGCAACTATGCCCACGACAACCGCGGGGCGGGGATCCTGGTCGAGGACTCGTTCGACGTCGTCGTGGAGGGCAACACCATCACCGCCAACGACCTCGACGCCACCGCCGAGGGGTGGTGGGACGGTGCCCTCTGGATCGACGGAGGCGGACAGGTCACCTTGAGGGGGAACATCCTCCGCCACAACCTCGGACCCGCCATCCAGATCAGCGACGAGGACGACCAGTCGCCCCTCGGGTACCGGCTGACAGACAACGTCGTGACCGACAACGACATCGGCCTGTATGTCTGGGGGTTCGAGGTCGAAGGATGGCCCCCCGAGGAGGTGCTGGAGGTCTCCGGCAACGAGATCTCGGGGAACCGAAAAGCCGACGTGGTCCTGACGCTGCTCCCCTGA
- the heR gene encoding heliorhodopsin HeR → MTVAIAPEVSRRLRRTNLMLGVLHLVQGIAILLLANGFALPVTGSFLEGPPGSGPGTVRTLFEVSMAGGVAAFLFVSAAAHFLIASPWYFDRYQEGLASGHNHARWVEYSISASIMLVLIALLTGIYDVAALTAIAAANAAMIFFGWVQERYESPGGSLVPFWLGSLIGAIPWVAIGIYLITPGSDASPPGFVYGIYISLFLFFNSFAINMWLQYRRIGGWSDYLRGERAYATLSLVAKSALAWQVFAGTLAG, encoded by the coding sequence ATGACCGTTGCCATCGCACCCGAAGTCTCGAGACGCCTCCGCCGCACCAACCTGATGCTGGGAGTGCTCCATCTGGTCCAGGGGATCGCCATCCTCCTGCTGGCCAACGGATTCGCCCTACCCGTGACCGGATCCTTTCTCGAGGGACCGCCCGGCTCGGGACCGGGCACGGTTCGGACCCTATTCGAGGTGTCGATGGCGGGCGGCGTCGCCGCGTTCCTGTTCGTCTCGGCCGCAGCCCACTTCCTGATCGCCTCACCCTGGTACTTCGATCGCTACCAGGAAGGTCTGGCTTCCGGCCACAACCACGCCCGCTGGGTGGAGTACTCGATCAGCGCCTCGATCATGCTGGTGCTGATCGCCCTTCTCACCGGGATCTACGACGTGGCCGCCCTCACCGCGATCGCCGCCGCCAACGCGGCCATGATCTTCTTCGGGTGGGTCCAGGAGAGGTACGAGTCCCCCGGCGGGAGCCTGGTCCCGTTCTGGCTGGGGTCGCTGATCGGTGCCATTCCGTGGGTGGCGATCGGCATCTACCTGATCACCCCGGGGAGCGATGCCTCGCCACCCGGTTTCGTCTACGGCATCTACATCTCACTGTTCCTCTTCTTCAACTCGTTCGCCATCAACATGTGGCTGCAGTACCGCAGGATCGGTGGCTGGTCCGACTACCTCCGCGGCGAGCGCGCCTACGCCACGCTCAGCCTGGTGGCGAAGTCGGCCCTCGCCTGGCAGGTGTTCGCCGGCACGCTGGCCGGCTGA
- a CDS encoding DMT family transporter → MRRVWLALVIASLGWGTAGVASRAVLAEGVGPYALAAIRSMVGALVVVGFLMARRSGMPRSAVAWKVGVFMGVTNLAVPYILSNVALQYASAGFLGLSTALIPLFTALLAHFLLPAERLDGIRVTGLVLGFSGVAVLLGWGDSGLAEGGRPLLAGLLAVLAVASIAVGGIYAKHHSGGYRSLEVTGVHFVSGTAFIAVAMLFFEGVPAAPTVKAWSLLTYMGVFSTFLPFVLYYWMLRSVSATWVSLSGYLVPPIALVGGMVFLDERLQPGLLLGGALILIGVLLTDRAERRARPTPSRRAS, encoded by the coding sequence ATGCGCCGGGTCTGGTTGGCACTGGTGATCGCTTCCCTGGGATGGGGCACGGCGGGCGTTGCCAGCCGCGCCGTCCTCGCCGAGGGCGTTGGCCCCTACGCCCTCGCCGCGATTCGATCCATGGTCGGGGCCCTGGTGGTGGTCGGCTTCCTGATGGCGCGGCGATCGGGGATGCCCAGGTCGGCGGTGGCGTGGAAGGTCGGCGTCTTCATGGGGGTCACCAACCTGGCCGTGCCCTACATCCTCTCCAACGTCGCCCTCCAGTACGCCTCGGCAGGCTTCCTCGGGCTGTCCACCGCCCTGATCCCCCTCTTCACCGCCCTGCTGGCCCACTTCCTGCTACCCGCCGAACGGCTCGACGGCATCCGCGTCACAGGACTGGTGCTGGGGTTCTCGGGCGTCGCCGTCCTCCTCGGGTGGGGGGACAGCGGCCTGGCCGAAGGCGGCCGCCCGCTGCTAGCCGGGCTGCTCGCCGTACTCGCCGTGGCCTCGATCGCAGTGGGTGGCATCTACGCCAAGCACCACTCGGGCGGGTACCGATCACTGGAGGTGACCGGGGTCCACTTCGTCAGCGGCACCGCCTTCATTGCGGTGGCGATGCTCTTCTTCGAGGGGGTGCCGGCGGCACCCACCGTGAAGGCATGGAGCCTGCTGACCTACATGGGGGTGTTCTCGACCTTCCTGCCCTTCGTCCTCTACTACTGGATGCTGCGCTCCGTCTCGGCCACCTGGGTGTCGCTGTCCGGATACCTGGTGCCGCCGATCGCCCTGGTGGGTGGGATGGTGTTCCTCGACGAGCGCCTGCAGCCGGGGCTGCTCCTCGGTGGTGCGCTGATCCTGATCGGGGTGCTGCTCACCGACCGGGCCGAGCGCCGGGCGCGCCCGACGCCCTCACGCCGCGCATCCTGA
- a CDS encoding aminotransferase class V-fold PLP-dependent enzyme, with the protein MNPSIWSLEPDLVFLNHGSFGACPDPVLEFQAALRARMERQPVQFLTRDLEGLIDDARRSLGEFIGGDPEGLAPVSNATEAVNAVVGSLDLHPGDEIVVTDHGYNACANVVSRAAERSGATVRTVSLPFSGIDPDLVFRRVVDAVGDHTVLVLVDHVTSPTALVLPVERIVAELEGRGVPVLVDGAHAPGMLELDVDALGCSWYAGNCHKWMCAPKGAGFLYARADRRHQLVPAVLSHGYNSPRTDRSRYHLQFDWTGTDDPTAFLCVPEAIRQVGALHEDGWPGLRAAGRALALEGRRLVAEAVEADDLPPEAMIGSMATLPVDALVAPASHTGRSDPLNVALLEEDRIEVPVVSWPRPPHRMLRISAAPYNTEADMQRLADALRMRGVRASGAPGARPGR; encoded by the coding sequence ATGAACCCTTCCATCTGGAGCCTCGAGCCCGATCTCGTCTTCCTCAACCACGGGTCCTTCGGCGCCTGCCCCGACCCGGTGCTCGAGTTCCAGGCGGCGCTGCGGGCCCGGATGGAACGACAGCCGGTCCAGTTCCTGACCCGTGATCTCGAGGGTCTGATCGACGATGCCCGCCGGTCGCTGGGCGAGTTCATCGGTGGCGACCCCGAAGGGCTGGCACCGGTGTCGAATGCGACCGAGGCGGTGAACGCCGTCGTCGGGTCGCTCGACCTCCACCCCGGCGACGAGATCGTGGTGACCGATCACGGCTACAACGCCTGCGCCAACGTGGTGTCGCGCGCCGCCGAGCGATCCGGGGCCACGGTGCGCACGGTCTCCCTCCCCTTCTCCGGCATCGACCCGGACCTGGTGTTTCGACGGGTCGTCGATGCGGTCGGAGACCACACGGTGCTGGTCCTCGTCGACCACGTCACCAGCCCGACCGCACTGGTCCTCCCCGTCGAGCGGATCGTCGCCGAGCTGGAGGGACGCGGGGTTCCGGTGCTGGTGGACGGCGCCCATGCGCCCGGGATGCTCGAACTCGATGTAGACGCCCTGGGCTGCTCCTGGTACGCCGGCAACTGCCACAAGTGGATGTGTGCCCCCAAGGGCGCAGGTTTCCTCTACGCCCGGGCCGATCGCCGCCACCAGCTGGTGCCCGCCGTCTTGAGCCACGGGTACAACTCGCCGCGCACCGACCGCAGCCGCTACCACCTGCAGTTCGACTGGACCGGCACCGACGACCCCACTGCATTCCTGTGCGTTCCGGAGGCCATCCGCCAGGTGGGAGCGCTCCATGAGGATGGCTGGCCGGGGCTGCGCGCCGCCGGCCGGGCACTGGCGCTGGAGGGGCGGCGCCTGGTGGCGGAGGCCGTCGAGGCCGACGACCTGCCCCCCGAGGCGATGATCGGGTCGATGGCGACCCTTCCGGTGGACGCTCTGGTCGCACCCGCATCCCACACCGGACGATCCGATCCACTCAACGTCGCCCTCCTGGAGGAGGACCGCATCGAGGTGCCCGTAGTCTCCTGGCCGCGACCGCCGCACCGCATGCTCCGCATCTCGGCCGCCCCGTACAACACGGAGGCCGACATGCAGCGTCTCGCCGATGCTCTCAGGATGCGCGGCGTGAGGGCGTCGGGCGCGCCCGGCGCTCGGCCCGGTCGGTGA
- a CDS encoding NCS2 family permease, with translation MATVTGEKSSFLDRYFKISQRGSTVATEVRAGLTTFLAMAYIIFVNPAILSNAIDFDGAFPQLLTVTCMAAAFGTLIMALWANLPYALAPGMGLNAYFTYTVVLTLGYEWQTALGAVFLSGVMFLIVSLTGLRTFILDSIPLYLKHAITAGIGAFLAIIGFQGAGFIGDSPATLVTRGDWTDPILWLAGGGLLLTAALVAKRVPGALIIGIGAMTVVAILTGAEVYQGAEFPGFTDGIFGFTWPSDLIGALDIGAALKTGVLSVVFTFLFVDFFDTAGTLIGLSDKAGMLSEDGKMEAPMAAFTADGAATTAGALLGTSSTTTYIESAAGIEEGGRTGLTSLVTGVLFLLAIGLSPLATVIPAVATAPVLIVIGAMMMTGAAKVDWNDYRTSIPAFLAIVGMPFTYSITDGISLGIIAHTVIHAATGKHREVHPAMYVLSVLLVWRFFVVG, from the coding sequence ATGGCAACCGTCACCGGGGAGAAGTCGTCGTTCTTGGACCGCTACTTCAAGATCTCGCAACGGGGATCGACGGTGGCGACGGAGGTGCGTGCCGGCCTGACCACGTTCCTGGCCATGGCCTACATCATCTTCGTCAACCCGGCGATCCTCTCCAACGCCATCGACTTCGATGGGGCGTTCCCGCAGCTGCTCACGGTGACCTGCATGGCGGCCGCCTTCGGGACGCTGATCATGGCGCTGTGGGCCAACCTGCCCTACGCCCTGGCGCCGGGGATGGGCCTCAACGCCTATTTCACATACACGGTGGTGCTGACGCTCGGCTACGAGTGGCAGACGGCACTCGGTGCCGTGTTCCTGTCCGGGGTGATGTTCCTGATCGTGTCTCTGACCGGTCTGCGCACCTTCATCCTCGACTCGATACCTCTGTATCTCAAGCACGCCATCACGGCCGGGATCGGAGCCTTCCTGGCGATCATCGGGTTCCAGGGTGCCGGGTTCATCGGTGACAGCCCGGCGACCCTGGTCACGCGTGGCGACTGGACCGATCCGATCCTGTGGCTGGCAGGGGGCGGGCTCCTGCTCACCGCGGCCCTGGTTGCCAAGCGGGTTCCCGGCGCCCTGATCATCGGGATCGGCGCGATGACGGTGGTGGCGATACTGACCGGTGCCGAGGTGTACCAGGGTGCCGAGTTCCCAGGCTTCACCGATGGGATCTTCGGGTTCACCTGGCCGAGCGACCTGATCGGCGCCCTCGACATCGGAGCCGCCCTCAAGACCGGCGTGCTGAGCGTGGTGTTCACCTTCCTGTTCGTCGACTTCTTCGACACCGCCGGGACCCTGATCGGACTCTCGGACAAGGCGGGGATGCTCTCCGAAGACGGGAAGATGGAGGCCCCGATGGCGGCGTTCACCGCAGACGGCGCCGCCACCACGGCGGGCGCCCTGCTCGGGACCTCGTCGACCACGACCTACATCGAGTCGGCGGCCGGGATCGAAGAGGGCGGCCGCACCGGGCTGACCTCACTGGTGACCGGCGTCCTCTTCCTGCTGGCGATCGGACTCTCGCCACTCGCCACTGTCATCCCGGCGGTGGCGACCGCCCCGGTGCTGATCGTCATCGGGGCGATGATGATGACCGGTGCGGCGAAGGTGGACTGGAACGACTACCGGACCTCCATTCCCGCATTCCTGGCGATCGTCGGAATGCCTTTCACCTACTCGATAACCGATGGCATCAGCCTCGGGATCATCGCCCACACGGTGATCCACGCAGCCACCGGAAAGCACCGCGAGGTGCATCCGGCGATGTACGTGCTGTCGGTGCTGCTGGTGTGGCGGTTCTTCGTGGTCGGCTGA
- a CDS encoding MFS transporter: MTEGARSIQRTYLLLTLLSTLAASFIWGINTLFLLDAGLTPTSAFAANASFTLGMVLFEIPTGVVADTRGRRSSFLLGTGTLLVSTLLYLLMWSIEAPFWGWAIVSAMIGLGFSFFSGAVEAWLVDALTATGFTGSLETVFGKAQSVAGVAMLTGTVAGGLIAQATTLAVPYIVRAVVLGITLAVAFRAMKDLGFRPNRETGPIAEVRRILRSSVDGGLRLPQIRWMMLTSPFLMGVAIYSFYALQPHLLDLHGDDTAYWVAGLAAALLAAAQIAGGLFVPAVRRIFARRSTAIASAVALGSIALAGIGVTEHLGVALVLVAMLGVALAAATPLRQAYLNGLIGSDARATVLSFDALLGSAGGVVTQPALGRSADAFGYGTSYLISAGVLLASMPFLVLARRSGSPSDVATSARRPA, from the coding sequence GTGACCGAGGGAGCGCGTTCGATCCAGCGCACCTACCTGCTGCTGACCTTGCTCAGCACTCTGGCCGCTTCATTCATATGGGGGATCAACACCCTCTTTCTGCTGGATGCCGGGCTCACCCCCACGAGTGCGTTCGCCGCCAACGCCTCGTTCACCCTGGGCATGGTCCTCTTCGAGATTCCCACCGGTGTGGTGGCCGACACTCGCGGCAGGAGGTCCTCCTTCCTCCTGGGCACCGGCACGCTGCTGGTTTCGACCCTCCTCTACCTGCTCATGTGGAGCATCGAGGCGCCGTTCTGGGGCTGGGCCATCGTCTCGGCCATGATCGGCCTCGGATTCTCCTTCTTCTCGGGTGCCGTAGAGGCGTGGTTGGTCGATGCTCTCACCGCCACCGGATTCACCGGGAGTCTCGAGACGGTCTTCGGCAAGGCCCAGAGTGTCGCCGGGGTGGCGATGCTCACCGGAACCGTGGCAGGCGGATTGATCGCCCAGGCGACCACGCTGGCAGTGCCCTACATCGTGCGGGCGGTGGTCCTCGGGATCACCCTGGCGGTCGCCTTTCGTGCAATGAAGGACCTCGGGTTCCGGCCCAACCGTGAGACCGGGCCGATCGCCGAGGTCAGACGGATCCTGCGCTCATCCGTCGACGGCGGCCTGCGCCTACCCCAGATCAGGTGGATGATGCTCACCTCGCCGTTCCTGATGGGAGTGGCGATCTACTCCTTCTACGCCCTCCAACCCCACCTGCTGGACCTCCATGGTGACGATACGGCGTACTGGGTGGCGGGACTTGCCGCCGCCCTGCTCGCCGCCGCCCAGATTGCAGGAGGACTGTTCGTCCCAGCGGTTCGCCGGATCTTCGCAAGGCGTTCGACTGCCATCGCATCGGCCGTGGCTCTGGGGTCCATCGCCCTGGCCGGAATCGGGGTCACCGAGCACCTGGGCGTCGCCCTCGTCCTGGTGGCGATGCTGGGGGTCGCCCTTGCTGCCGCCACACCACTCCGACAGGCGTACCTGAACGGTCTGATCGGATCCGACGCCAGGGCGACCGTCCTCTCGTTCGACGCCCTCCTGGGTTCGGCGGGGGGCGTGGTCACCCAGCCGGCGCTGGGACGATCGGCCGACGCGTTCGGGTACGGGACCTCCTACTTGATCTCGGCCGGAGTACTTCTGGCATCCATGCCGTTCCTCGTGCTTGCGCGCCGATCCGGGTCCCCGAGTGACGTTGCGACCTCCGCCAGGCGCCCGGCCTGA
- a CDS encoding L,D-transpeptidase family protein — MKRTIAFLATTLLALAAFVPAAPAEEGRFTLAPVNGYEPLVRLSPGDAGDDVAALQKAMTEAGFYHHAIDGEYGRSTASAVIAFHKYLDLERSDVFNALDWIRLSGLPDPGLPERTDEPDRIEIDLGRQLLFLFRDGVLHQVIPVSSGGGYTYRSARTGRAVTASTPEGDFRLKWHQRTWVCDPTTGWCVYKYWAFTDYYGIHGYRSVPTYPASHGCVRVETWDADWLESQLFVGMPVHIWRVPPEADPVPESPPDPETVAELFGTGPG; from the coding sequence GTGAAGCGAACCATTGCCTTCTTGGCGACGACCCTGCTCGCCCTGGCCGCATTCGTCCCGGCAGCGCCAGCCGAAGAGGGCCGCTTCACCCTCGCTCCGGTCAATGGCTACGAACCCCTGGTGCGCCTGTCGCCCGGGGATGCGGGAGACGACGTCGCCGCCCTGCAGAAGGCCATGACCGAGGCCGGTTTCTATCACCACGCCATCGACGGCGAGTACGGCCGTTCAACGGCTTCGGCGGTGATCGCATTCCACAAGTACCTGGACCTGGAGCGCAGCGACGTGTTCAACGCCCTCGACTGGATCCGCCTCTCCGGGCTCCCCGATCCCGGTCTGCCCGAACGGACAGACGAACCCGACCGCATCGAGATCGACCTGGGTCGGCAGTTGCTGTTCCTGTTTCGAGATGGGGTCCTCCACCAGGTGATCCCGGTGTCCAGCGGGGGCGGGTACACCTACCGCAGCGCCCGCACCGGGCGGGCGGTGACCGCCTCAACGCCCGAGGGCGACTTCCGGCTCAAGTGGCATCAGCGCACCTGGGTGTGTGACCCGACGACCGGATGGTGTGTGTACAAGTACTGGGCCTTCACCGACTACTACGGAATCCACGGATATAGGAGCGTTCCCACCTACCCGGCGTCGCACGGATGCGTGCGGGTGGAGACCTGGGATGCCGATTGGCTCGAGTCGCAACTGTTCGTCGGGATGCCCGTCCACATCTGGCGGGTTCCACCCGAGGCCGACCCTGTGCCCGAGTCCCCACCGGACCCCGAGACGGTGGCGGAACTGTTCGGCACCGGGCCCGGTTAG
- a CDS encoding DUF302 domain-containing protein, translating into MDITRYGIGVATRLGIDEAEAAVRAALSEQGFSILTEIDVAATLEAKLGVAREPYRILGACNPHLASRALAIDPQVGLLLPCNVIIHQTAEGTRVEVIEPSIMAELVADPAMAGVAEEARRRLVDALGALVEA; encoded by the coding sequence ATGGACATCACGCGCTATGGCATCGGAGTGGCCACCCGACTCGGTATCGACGAGGCGGAGGCTGCCGTTCGAGCGGCACTGTCCGAGCAGGGGTTCTCGATACTCACGGAGATCGATGTCGCCGCGACCCTCGAGGCCAAGTTGGGGGTCGCCAGGGAGCCCTATCGCATCCTGGGGGCTTGCAACCCGCATCTGGCGTCCCGGGCGCTGGCGATCGACCCGCAGGTCGGGCTGCTTCTCCCGTGCAACGTGATCATCCACCAGACGGCTGAGGGAACCCGCGTGGAGGTGATCGAGCCTTCGATCATGGCCGAGTTGGTCGCCGATCCGGCCATGGCCGGGGTTGCCGAGGAGGCACGGCGGCGGCTGGTCGATGCGCTCGGTGCCCTGGTCGAGGCCTGA